One genomic region from Gadus morhua chromosome 9, gadMor3.0, whole genome shotgun sequence encodes:
- the zgc:56622 gene encoding aldo-keto reductase family 1 member B1, producing the protein MEEQDARVARILELNDGRRMPILGLGTWKPPHLPRSPAQAQAAVEAGIAAGYRHIDTAHNHHNEVDIGRALRSKIQQGIIRREDMFITSKLWLTHHAPEDIPACLDQSLGALQLDYVDLYLVHFPVGLKKVGDELFPMKAGEMLTTDIDYLDVWRGMEALQACGKAKSIGVSNFNVLQLERLLALARVPPAVNQVELHPYLAQMELVEFCKAKNIVLTAYSPFGSPERPPELHRGERDPENLLEDPVIKEIARKHKHSSAQVLLRYHVQRGISVIPKSDRAHHILENTKIFDFSLTEEELAALRELDRGWRACVHEELKSHPYYPFE; encoded by the exons ATGGAAGAGCAGGACGCACGGGTGGCAAGGATCCTAGAGCTCAACGACGGAAGGCGCATGCCCATATTGGGCCTGGGCACGTGGAAG cccccccacctgcCGCGCTCCCCGGCCCAGGCTCAGGCGGCTGTGGAGGCGGGCATCGCGGCGGGCTACCGCCACATCGACACGgcccacaaccaccacaacgAGGTGGACATCGGCCGGGCCCTGCGCTCCAAGATCCAGCAGGGCATCATCAGGAGAGAGGACATGTTTATCACCAGCAAG ctgTGGCTTACCCATCATGCCCCAGAGGACATCCCTGCCTGCCTTGACCAGTCCCTGGGGGCCCTGCAGCTCGACTACGTGGACCTCTACCTGGTGCATTTCCCTGTAGGCCTGAAG AAAGTAGGTGATGAGCTTTTTCCAATGAAAGCTGGGGAGATGCTAACAACTGACATTGACTATCTGGATGTGTGGAGG GGAATGGAGGCCCTGCAGGCGTGTGGTAAAGCCAAGAGCATCGGTGTGTCCAACTTCAACGTTCTCCAGCTGGAGAGACTCCTTGCTCTGGCTCGGGTCCCGCCCGCTGTCAACCAG GTGGAGCTGCACCCGTACCTGGCCCAGATGGAGTTGGTAGAGTTTTGCAAAGCCAAAAACATCGTCCTTACTGCCTACAGCCCCTTTGGCTCCCCTGAAAGACCCCCGGAACT tcacagaggggagagagatccAGAGAACCTTCTAGAAGACCCGGTCATTAAAGAAATTGCCAGGAAGCACAAACATAGCTCTGCGCAG GTTTTGCTGCGCTACCACGTGCAGCGAGGTATATCAGTCATCCCCAAGAGCGACAGAGCTCATCACATCCTCGAGAACACAAAG ATCTTTGACTTTAGTCTGACGGAGGAGGAATTGGCCGCGCTGAGGGAGCTGGACCGGGGATGGAGAGCTTGTGTCCATGAAGA GCTGAAGTCTCATCCTTATTATCCATTTGAATAA